One region of Persephonella sp. genomic DNA includes:
- a CDS encoding tetratricopeptide repeat protein: protein MEQIIKLINEGKINQALEEARKLPYPDRMLAEGIINFHTGNNRKSKELLKRYIKEKPDNPESYYYLGNIYLEEKNIEKAIRYLEKAVRLKQKADYYNDLGYAYFLKGDYKKAIEYYDRAIKINPNLSVTYYNKALAYRKMGNIKEAIKNYSKAIALNPDDPDYYYNLGIAYRLNNEPQKAIHSYKKAIQLDPYNENYWNNLGNAYYNIGDYKKAVECYKKAVEINPSFFLGWQNLANTFLDIGEYEKAVKAFKKAIKIDKRCADCYMDMGIALKELGRYDEALKAYEKAVEIDPSQKAIFLYNKACLYASKGEMQKAKDLLKETFRLDPSLKEYAKSDPDVMDLV, encoded by the coding sequence ATGGAACAGATAATAAAATTGATAAATGAAGGAAAGATAAATCAGGCTTTGGAAGAGGCAAGGAAGCTTCCTTATCCTGATAGAATGCTGGCTGAAGGGATTATAAATTTTCATACAGGAAATAACAGAAAATCAAAAGAGCTTTTAAAAAGATATATAAAGGAAAAACCTGACAACCCTGAAAGCTACTACTATCTGGGGAATATATACCTTGAGGAGAAAAATATAGAAAAGGCTATTAGATATCTTGAAAAGGCTGTGAGGCTGAAACAAAAAGCCGATTACTACAACGATCTTGGTTATGCTTATTTCCTTAAAGGTGATTATAAAAAAGCTATTGAGTATTATGACAGAGCGATAAAAATAAACCCAAATCTATCTGTTACCTACTACAACAAAGCCCTTGCATACAGAAAGATGGGGAATATAAAAGAGGCTATAAAGAACTACTCCAAGGCTATAGCATTAAACCCGGATGATCCTGATTATTACTATAACCTGGGGATAGCATACAGGCTAAATAACGAGCCTCAAAAGGCTATACATTCTTACAAAAAAGCGATACAGCTTGATCCTTATAATGAGAACTACTGGAATAACCTGGGAAATGCTTATTATAACATTGGAGATTACAAAAAAGCTGTTGAGTGTTACAAAAAGGCTGTTGAGATAAACCCTTCGTTTTTTCTGGGCTGGCAAAATCTGGCAAACACTTTCCTTGATATTGGTGAATATGAAAAAGCTGTAAAGGCATTCAAGAAGGCTATAAAAATAGACAAAAGATGTGCAGATTGCTACATGGACATGGGAATAGCACTGAAAGAGCTTGGAAGGTATGATGAGGCTCTGAAAGCCTATGAAAAGGCTGTGGAGATAGATCCTTCACAGAAGGCTATTTTTTTGTATAACAAAGCATGTTTGTATGCATCAAAAGGAGAGATGCAAAAAGCAAAGGATCTTTTAAAGGAAACCTTCAGGCTTGATCCATCGCTAAAAGAATATGCAAAAAGCGACCCAGATGTGATGGATCTTGTGTGA